Genomic DNA from Turicibacter faecis:
GTGTTATGGACGTTTGGGATGATGACATTACTGCTTGTTGGGATTAGACAGCTTACGGAGTTTGCATCTGTTGAGGATAGCGCGACGAATCATCAAGGGCAAGGGGTCAATGTAGAGACCTTTGTTTTTTCTAGTCCAGAGGAGGAGCAGCAAAAAATTTATAAATTAACGTCATCGGTTCAAAATAATCAGTTAGAGATTAAAATTGTGAATCAGCAGATGGCATCGGATCGTGCGGTAGAGAAGGCTCCTGAGGGCTATGAGTTCGTTCAATTAGACGTAAACATTACAAATAAAATGGATGAACCGTCTACGATAAATCTTGCAGATCTTCAATTACAGACTGAAACATTAGAGTTTCTTCTACCGATGAAAGATCATTTACCTACACAAAAACTGGAGTTATTACCGCAGGAAAGTAAGACTGTTTCACTCGTCTATTTGCAACCGACCAAACAGGAGCAATTAATGTTCTCTTATTTGCCAACGTCATCTGAGGAGGAGACATCTGAAGAAGAGGAAGTCAGTGTGAGTCAAATTGGCGATATAGTGAAAGCAAAGCAGGCGATGATTCAAGTGCACGAGGTTAAACGAGAGGCCTCAAAAAAAGAGGGATATGAGACACTTTTAATTTCCTTAAGTCTTAAGAATTCAACGGATATGACGGTTAATTATTATCCTTTTCACTTTTCACTTGCTGCCGACGGGTTAACCCAGCGGGTGAAACCAACCATTGATATGAGTGAGGTAAAAACACTTGGAATAAGTGAGCTCGTGGGTGGAGGAATGGTTAGTGGGACATTAATTTTTGAAATTCCACAGGGGATTCAACAATTACGTCTTCATTATGATGAACCTTCTTTGTTTTCAACACAATCCATTGAAATTGATTTAACCTCAACGAATGAGGAGGCAACACCGCTACAGCCAGAAGTTAAATTAAATGAGCAGTGGCAAGCGAGCGACGCTCTTAATGACCATCACTTAGAGGTTACAAAGGTGGAATTCGTTAAGGAGACAAAATATACAAAAGCTAAAGATCATCAGCAATTTGTTATTGTCGGGGTTGAGTTGAGTAATCAATCGACTGAAAAGCAGGACTATACTGCCTTTGATTTTAAATTAATAAATGAGCAAGGACGCCTTATTTTACCTAACTTATTGTTAATTGATAATCAGTCAGAGTTAACAAGTGGTTCGCTCGAACCTTCAGAAAGTGTTCAAGGCTACCTATTATTTGAAGATACAGATCTTTATACAACTTATCACCTCTTATATTCACCGTCACATTGGAAATCAGGTGAAGGTCTAATAAAGGAACTTCATCCATCTGGGGAGTAATGCCTCAATGGGGGAGAAGCAAATAAAATTTTATGAGGGAAAATGGTGACCTCATTCATTATTTTTGGACACACCTTATCGTTAAACGGGATGGCATTTGTAGATGAAATAGAAAGGGATTGGGGATAAGAGATGAAACAGCAGTTATTTAATGAATTAGTATTGGAAGAACAACGCCCCTTCTCAAAGTGGGATTATAGTTATTTAAAAGAGACGCAGCGGATGGTTCAGTTTCCTTTAATATGGAAATTCCCCCAGGTGATTAAGCCTTATTTACGGGATGGAGAATGCCTCGTACAGATGAATAGATTAGATGAAACTGATTGGGCTAGTTTCACTTCTTTGTCAAAGAGGACAGTTGCTCTAGAAACGAAGGAAGACCATTTATTAAAGACGAGACAACCTTTAAATAATTTAGGGATTAAGGTAGTCTTTGGTGATGAAGGAGCATTGTTACCTTTTGAGAACGAAACCTTTGATGTGATGATTAATCGCAATCAAAGGTTTCAGGTGGATGAGGTCTCTCGGGTCTTGCGCGAAAATGGGTACTTTATTACCCAGCAAATTGGTGGATTAAGTAATGGTGAATTAAATGTTTGGTTAAACGTGGAACCGACGAGTTATTCCAATTGGCGCCTTCAAGTCGCAGTAGAACAATTGAAAGAGTCTGGATTCACGATTATTGAGGTGAAAGAGGATATCTCTAAAACTCGTTTTTATGATATAGGGGCAATTGTTTATTACCTGAAGACGATGACCGAGCAAATTCCTGATTTTTCCGTTGAAAAATACTTTGATCGTTTAGTCACAATGAAAAAGGTGATGGACGAAGAGGGACATTTAGATGTTACAAGGCATCGATTCTTAATTGTTGCAAAGAAAGAAACGAACGAAAATATGGAATAGGAGATCATAGGAAGGAGCTGTCGTAAAATGACTTATCTTCAAAAGTCATAGAGCGAGAGGCTCTTTTTTTGTGCTCGTTTATAAAGGTGAAGACTATTGACTGAAAATATTCTTCTCATTTTGTTAGAAGCATGCATATCAATCGGAGTTTGTATTTTTGATAGTAGGTAAGCAATTGACTCTGTTGATTACTGGAAGAGTGAAGCTGAGACTCTACTTGTTTCTCTTTGACTAGTTCTTAAATTAATTGTCTAACTTCTTAATCTGTGTGTAATTTTGATAAAATAAATTAAAAGAAGTGAAGGGGAATTTGGTGTAAACAATCATGGCGGTGTTTAAAAGAAGAGCAATAATCTATAATAGATTTAGGTTTATCAATTTTAAGAGGATAAGGTAAGGAAAAGTTAATTTAATAGCACGGGAAAACGCATTTAGAAATGAAATGTTTGATTAATCGATTGAGGGGAATGAATAAATTTTTAGAGAAACGGATTTTTTTACTTAATTTTTAAGGTATAATTTTTATTAAAAGTAGCCAGTGCTAGGAGGACTAACCATGCAATTTTTAAAAGACTATCCCCGTAAAAAAATTACGTTACAGGAAATTGAACAGCATTATCTATTAAAGGATTATCGAGAGTTATATGATTTTATTTTAAGTCTCATTGAACAAGAGGTCATTTCCCCAATTAAAAGTAGCGGAAGGAATGGGAAAAAACCATCATTGTATAAAAGTTATCGCCTTAAGATTTCTCTTGAAAATGAAAAAACTTTACAGGACGAGGTGACGTATGTGTTTCACCCCCTATTAAATCAGGAGTATTATTTAAATCATCTTAAGCAATACCAATTAGATCGAGAATCTATCTTGAAAATAAATGATTTTTTTAAAAATAAACGAGAGTTGTTACAAAAATCTACGTCGATAAACGAACGCAGTTTTCAAATTTTTACCCAAGAGAAGTTTTTAGCAACTGAAGGAAAGCGCCTATTAAAAAATTTAGGTCTTTCTCTAGAAGATTTAAATTTATATGAAACGGCGGAACCGTTAGCTTATTTTAGCTTATCTAAGAAGACACCACAAACCATTTTAATTATTGAAAATAAAGATACCTTTTATAGTTTACGGAAGCATTTGATGTCTGGAAAGACAACCATCTTTGGTGAGGAGGTTCAGACGCTCATTTATGGGGGTGGAAAAAAGGTCTGGAAAGGCTTTTGTCATTTTGAGGAAAGTGTTGAGCCATTTTTGCTTCATGAATTAAATCGATTTTATTATTTTGGAGATTTAGATTATGAGGGAATTTTAATTTTTGAACAGTTATGTGCCGAGTTTTATTGTGAACCCTTAGTGTCAGCTTATGAGGCCATGGTTAAAAGGGGGGCTAGTCTCTCTTTACCAAAAACAAAAGAAGGGCAAAATCGGAATGAGAAAGGTGTGTTTTTTAGTTATTTTGAAGAGACATCGCAGATGAGGGCCATTTTAGAGGCTGGTTTGTATATTCCACAAGAAATCGTAACAATGAGTGATTTTTAGGAGGTCTGGTAAATGCAATATGATTTTTTACGACAGTTTCAAACACGGATGAAAAAAGTTGGAGCCTATGCTGTCCTTTTTAAGAATAGTTTAGCAAAAACAACATGGAAAACGTACGGATTTGAGGAGTCGTTTGAACAAGTTAATTTACTATTTTCCGTGTTGCTCTACATTATGGAGAGTTCTTTAAAAGAAGAGCCTTGCACAATGGATGATATTGCTAATTTTATTGATCAGTTAAACCTCTCTGTTTATCAAAAGGCGTTATCGTATGAAGAAGCTAAGGAATTGGCTAATTTTATTGTGGATGTCGTATTTTGCAACGAGGGGCGCCCGATGTATTTTGAAAGTTATAATTATGAGAAAAAGGGGTATGAACCGATTCATATTAGTTTTATTGCAAATGAGATCGTTTACCTTGAGGAAGGTGTTCGGCGAACATCGTATTCTTTAACGGATGCAGGCTATGAGTTAATGTTATCAACGCTTGAGGTGGATCGTCATTTACAGTTAACGATTCAGGAGATGGTTTTCAAGTTACATTTAGAAAAAGCGACGTATGATAAAGCTGTCGATGATGTGAAAAGGATTTTTGATTTATTACGCATGCAGTGTCAAAGGATTGAAGGGGATATGCGAAAAATTAGACAAAATGCCTTGCTTTACTCTGCCAAAGATTACCAAGAACGGATTGAACAAGATTTAACGATGATTCAAGAAACAAAAACGAAATTTTTAGGTTACCGGGAAAATATTAAACATCGAGTGGAAGAACTTGAAGAAAAAGATATTGCCATACAAAAATTGATGGATGACGAGCGTGAAAACTTACAACACTTAAAAACAATTGAACAGTACTTAAACCGAGCGCTTGATGAACATCAACGAATTTTAAATTCTCATTTTGATTTAAAGATTCTGTATGGAAAGGAATTAGAAGGGCTGATTCAAATGAGTGGGATTCGGCGCTTTAATTTTCGGACAGAGCTTTATGACGTTTTATTAAAAAAACCCGATGTTTTAGAATCGATGGACGATTTTTTAAGACCACTCTGGATGCGCCCCCTTCATAAAACATACGATTTAACGAAAAGTTTTGCCCCTCAGCGCCCCCTTTATAAAAGGAAAAAGGAAGAAGAGTTTTTTGAAACATTTGAAGAGGAGTCATTCGAGGAATTTATGGATGAGCAAAAAAGGCAACGACTGATTCGTTATAAAGAGAGTCTATGTCTAATTTTAAGTTTTGTGATTAAATCAGGAAGCCTTGAGTTGAATGAGTTAAAAGAACAGTTAACACCACAAGATATCCAGGTGTTAATTCCGACGGTTGAAATCTTTAAAGAAATTGTGATTGAATTATTGCAAGCAAAAGAAATCGATATCGAACAATTAAAAAGAGAACAACTTGAGCGGACATTTGAACAAACGTTGGAATTTCAACTCAATCGGTGTTTACTTGATGTGTTAGAAGAATCTTTTATTAATCAGCAGATTCAAAAAATAGAAGTGATGCGAACAAAAGAGAATGAAGTCGTTAGATTTGAAGAGGTCGTAGACGAAAACGGGTGGAAAAAGAGCATTCAATGTTCTAATATTCGATTCGAGGTGAGCTAGATGGATTATACGCGTGAAGAGATACGGCTAAGCCAACAGATTTTTTATTATTTACTAAAACATCGAGAGTTAAATGAACAGAAGGAGAAGGAACTTTATTATGCTTATACGGCAAATGAGGCGGTCATTGAACTGGTTAAAGGTCAAGGTGAAATTGCCAGTTGTCTCATCCAACGTTATGGGAGTAGTATTTATTTAATTCCCGAGGAAGAAAATGAATTTTTAGGTTTTTCTAAGGTAGAATTGAAAAAGCTGTTATGTAAATCTCAGGCAACGGATAAAGATTATTATTTATCACAATTTATTATTTTAACGTTATTAGTTGAATTTTATGACGGACAAGGACAAAGTGCGAAAAGCCGCGATTTCATTCGTGCCGGTGAGTTGCAAAATATTATTTCTGAACGTTTGAAAGAAGGGGCTAGTTATTACGATGAACAGGAGCAACAACAATTAGGAATTGCTTATCAAAATATGCTAGAAGCTTTTGAGTCACTTCGAAGTAGTGATCGAATGAATCGGCAAAAAACCACAAAAGAAGGGTTTTTGTCTGGAATTTTAAAGTTTTTACAAGATCAGCAACTCATTGATTATATTGAAGAAGATGAAATGATTTGGACAACGAAAAAATTAGATCAATTAATGGATTATTATCTTTTAAGTCAAAATAATTTTAAGCGGGTTCAACAGATTTTAAAGGAGGTTTCAGATGAGCCGCATTAATCGAATTCGGATTGTTAATTTAAATTATAATCATCAGGCCTTTCGGATTGATGATGAGTGCTTTGATTTGGCGACTGAAAATACGTTATTTTCTTTACGAAATGGGGGAGGAAAGTCCGTTTTTATTCAAAT
This window encodes:
- a CDS encoding DUF4352 domain-containing protein, whose translation is MPDIKSILLLCSFLCFITGIFSPEVIIRWGIPSVKTRKRVLWTFGMMTLLLVGIRQLTEFASVEDSATNHQGQGVNVETFVFSSPEEEQQKIYKLTSSVQNNQLEIKIVNQQMASDRAVEKAPEGYEFVQLDVNITNKMDEPSTINLADLQLQTETLEFLLPMKDHLPTQKLELLPQESKTVSLVYLQPTKQEQLMFSYLPTSSEEETSEEEEVSVSQIGDIVKAKQAMIQVHEVKREASKKEGYETLLISLSLKNSTDMTVNYYPFHFSLAADGLTQRVKPTIDMSEVKTLGISELVGGGMVSGTLIFEIPQGIQQLRLHYDEPSLFSTQSIEIDLTSTNEEATPLQPEVKLNEQWQASDALNDHHLEVTKVEFVKETKYTKAKDHQQFVIVGVELSNQSTEKQDYTAFDFKLINEQGRLILPNLLLIDNQSELTSGSLEPSESVQGYLLFEDTDLYTTYHLLYSPSHWKSGEGLIKELHPSGE
- a CDS encoding SAM-dependent methyltransferase — protein: MKQQLFNELVLEEQRPFSKWDYSYLKETQRMVQFPLIWKFPQVIKPYLRDGECLVQMNRLDETDWASFTSLSKRTVALETKEDHLLKTRQPLNNLGIKVVFGDEGALLPFENETFDVMINRNQRFQVDEVSRVLRENGYFITQQIGGLSNGELNVWLNVEPTSYSNWRLQVAVEQLKESGFTIIEVKEDISKTRFYDIGAIVYYLKTMTEQIPDFSVEKYFDRLVTMKKVMDEEGHLDVTRHRFLIVAKKETNENME
- a CDS encoding DUF2220 domain-containing protein; translated protein: MQFLKDYPRKKITLQEIEQHYLLKDYRELYDFILSLIEQEVISPIKSSGRNGKKPSLYKSYRLKISLENEKTLQDEVTYVFHPLLNQEYYLNHLKQYQLDRESILKINDFFKNKRELLQKSTSINERSFQIFTQEKFLATEGKRLLKNLGLSLEDLNLYETAEPLAYFSLSKKTPQTILIIENKDTFYSLRKHLMSGKTTIFGEEVQTLIYGGGKKVWKGFCHFEESVEPFLLHELNRFYYFGDLDYEGILIFEQLCAEFYCEPLVSAYEAMVKRGASLSLPKTKEGQNRNEKGVFFSYFEETSQMRAILEAGLYIPQEIVTMSDF
- a CDS encoding DUF6063 family protein — translated: MDYTREEIRLSQQIFYYLLKHRELNEQKEKELYYAYTANEAVIELVKGQGEIASCLIQRYGSSIYLIPEEENEFLGFSKVELKKLLCKSQATDKDYYLSQFIILTLLVEFYDGQGQSAKSRDFIRAGELQNIISERLKEGASYYDEQEQQQLGIAYQNMLEAFESLRSSDRMNRQKTTKEGFLSGILKFLQDQQLIDYIEEDEMIWTTKKLDQLMDYYLLSQNNFKRVQQILKEVSDEPH